One genomic window of Clostridioides sp. ES-S-0054-01 includes the following:
- the fdhF gene encoding formate dehydrogenase subunit alpha codes for MEKKILTVCPYCGAGCQLYLVVKDNKILRAEAANGRTNEESLCLKGRYGWDFLNDPKILTPRLKKPMIRKEGVLEEVEWDEAISYTASRLNEIKEKYGPDSIMGTGSARGPGNEANYIMQKFMRATIGTNNVDHCARVUHAPSVAGLAYSLGSGAMSNSIPEIENADVLFIFGYNGADSHPIVANRIVKAKKNGAKLIVTDPRVTESARIADIHLPIKGGTNMVLVNAFGNVLIEEGLYNKEFVQNHTQGFDEYKEIVKPYTAKYAEKITGIPEELIRKAMREYAKGKKAMILYGMGVCQFSQAVDVVKGLASIALLTGNFGRESVGIGPVRGQNNVQGACDMGALPNVYPGYQNVTDDKVREKFEKAWGVKLSPNNGYSLTQVPNLVLKEKKLKAYYIFGEDPVQSDPDASEVREALDELEFVIVQDIFMNKTALHADVILPATSWGEHEGVYTCADRGFQLMRKAIEPQGDIKPDWQIISEISTAMGYPMNYKNTKEIWDELRQLCPNFLGATYEKIEAQGCVQWPCKSESMEDKGTMYLYEGQKFSTPNGKGNLFAAEWRPPMEVEDDEYPFSLCTVREVGHYSVRTMTGNCRTLSSLEDEPGRVQINSNDAEKLGIEDDELVRISSRRGSVITRATVTDRVNEGATYMTYQWWVGACNELTIANLDPISKTPEYKYCAVKLEKLEDQELAEKCVREEYQSLKDKMTATNI; via the coding sequence ATGGAGAAAAAAATTTTAACAGTTTGTCCATACTGTGGAGCTGGATGTCAATTATATCTAGTCGTAAAAGATAATAAGATATTAAGAGCTGAAGCAGCTAATGGTAGAACAAATGAAGAAAGTTTGTGTTTAAAAGGTCGTTATGGATGGGATTTTCTAAATGACCCTAAAATTTTAACACCTAGGCTAAAAAAGCCAATGATAAGAAAAGAAGGTGTACTAGAAGAGGTTGAATGGGATGAGGCTATAAGTTACACAGCTTCAAGGTTAAATGAAATTAAAGAAAAATATGGTCCTGATTCTATTATGGGAACAGGTTCTGCAAGAGGACCTGGTAATGAAGCAAACTATATAATGCAAAAATTTATGAGAGCTACAATAGGAACTAATAATGTTGACCATTGTGCTCGTGTCTGACATGCGCCATCTGTAGCCGGTCTGGCTTACTCATTAGGTAGTGGTGCAATGTCTAATTCTATACCAGAGATAGAAAATGCAGATGTTTTATTTATATTTGGATATAATGGAGCAGATTCACATCCAATAGTGGCAAATAGAATAGTGAAAGCTAAAAAAAATGGTGCTAAATTAATTGTTACTGACCCTAGAGTAACTGAATCTGCAAGAATTGCTGATATACATCTACCTATAAAAGGTGGAACAAACATGGTTTTAGTAAATGCTTTTGGAAATGTCTTAATAGAAGAAGGTCTTTACAATAAAGAATTTGTTCAAAATCATACACAAGGATTTGATGAGTATAAAGAAATTGTTAAACCATATACAGCTAAATATGCTGAAAAGATTACAGGAATTCCAGAAGAGCTTATAAGAAAAGCTATGAGGGAATATGCAAAAGGTAAAAAAGCTATGATACTTTACGGAATGGGTGTCTGTCAATTTAGTCAAGCTGTTGATGTAGTTAAGGGGCTTGCATCAATTGCTCTACTTACAGGTAATTTTGGTAGAGAAAGTGTTGGAATAGGTCCTGTACGTGGACAAAATAATGTTCAAGGAGCTTGTGATATGGGAGCTCTTCCTAATGTATATCCTGGTTATCAAAATGTAACTGATGATAAGGTAAGAGAAAAGTTTGAAAAAGCTTGGGGGGTAAAACTATCTCCTAATAATGGTTATAGTTTAACTCAAGTTCCAAACTTAGTACTAAAAGAGAAAAAGCTTAAAGCTTATTATATATTTGGAGAAGACCCAGTGCAAAGTGACCCAGATGCATCAGAAGTTAGAGAAGCTTTAGATGAATTGGAGTTTGTCATTGTTCAAGATATATTTATGAATAAGACAGCACTTCACGCTGATGTTATACTTCCAGCTACTTCTTGGGGAGAGCATGAGGGAGTATATACATGTGCAGATAGAGGATTCCAGTTGATGAGAAAGGCTATAGAGCCACAAGGAGATATAAAACCAGACTGGCAAATTATAAGCGAAATTTCTACAGCAATGGGTTACCCTATGAATTATAAAAATACTAAGGAAATATGGGATGAACTTAGACAATTATGTCCAAATTTCTTAGGTGCTACTTATGAGAAGATAGAAGCTCAAGGATGTGTTCAATGGCCTTGTAAGAGCGAAAGTATGGAAGATAAAGGAACTATGTATCTATATGAAGGTCAAAAGTTTTCTACTCCTAATGGTAAAGGTAATTTGTTCGCTGCTGAATGGAGACCTCCTATGGAAGTTGAAGATGATGAATATCCATTTAGCTTATGTACTGTAAGAGAGGTTGGACACTATTCAGTAAGAACAATGACTGGTAATTGTAGAACGCTTAGTTCATTAGAAGATGAGCCAGGGCGTGTTCAAATAAATTCTAACGATGCTGAAAAATTAGGAATTGAAGATGACGAATTAGTTAGAATTAGTTCAAGAAGAGGAAGTGTAATAACAAGAGCAACAGTTACTGATAGAGTTAATGAAGGTGCAACATATATGACTTATCAGTGGTGGGTTGGAGCCTGTAATGAACTTACAATAGCAAACTTGGATCCTATATCTAAAACGCCAGAGTATAAATATTGTGCTGTTAAACTTGAAAAACTTGAAGACCAAGAATTAGCAGAGAAATGTGTAAGAGAAGAGTATCAAAGTCTGAAAGATAAAATGACAGCTACAAATATTTAG
- a CDS encoding PLP-dependent transferase — translation MDKKKYKIDTLINHAGENLDGNYGAVNPPIYQSSIFARSTYEDIEAYFEGSKDGYLYSRTKNPTNDVLEVKLATLANAEASITFGSGMGAISSAILHFVKSGDHIIASNNLYNPTMNFITKELKIKGNIENTIVEGDKIEDFENAIEANTTLIYLECPSTAVFKMQDIKAIVELAKKHNIKTVIDNTWATPLYQRCIEMGVDLEVHSLSKYLNGHSDVVGGCIIGSKNDIEEIRGSELALYGAKLSPFEAFLVIRGLRTLHARLSIHTKNAKEVVEFLDNHPSVTKVYHPLSKDFTQKELAKKQLLNYTSLLSFEIDAKEVTDVKKFINKLDLFKIGVSWGGHESLVFAPNIAILNEMTLEQAKALNVSPYTIRISLGLENSEDLINDLNDALSIL, via the coding sequence ATGGATAAAAAAAAATACAAAATAGATACATTAATAAATCATGCAGGAGAAAATTTAGATGGAAATTACGGAGCTGTAAATCCACCCATATATCAATCATCAATATTTGCAAGAAGTACATATGAAGATATAGAGGCATATTTTGAAGGTTCAAAAGATGGGTATCTTTATTCAAGAACTAAAAATCCAACTAATGATGTTCTAGAAGTAAAATTAGCAACATTGGCTAATGCTGAAGCAAGTATAACTTTTGGTTCAGGAATGGGTGCTATATCAAGTGCTATACTTCATTTTGTAAAAAGTGGTGACCATATAATAGCTTCAAACAATTTATATAATCCTACAATGAACTTTATAACAAAAGAATTAAAAATAAAAGGAAATATAGAAAATACAATAGTTGAGGGTGATAAAATAGAAGATTTTGAAAATGCTATAGAGGCAAATACGACTTTAATATACCTAGAGTGTCCTTCAACAGCAGTATTTAAAATGCAAGATATAAAAGCCATTGTAGAGTTGGCAAAAAAACATAATATAAAAACAGTAATAGATAATACTTGGGCCACACCATTATATCAAAGATGTATAGAGATGGGGGTTGATTTAGAAGTTCATTCTCTATCTAAATATTTAAATGGCCATTCAGATGTAGTTGGTGGATGTATAATAGGTAGCAAAAACGATATAGAGGAAATAAGAGGTAGTGAACTGGCTCTGTATGGTGCAAAATTATCACCTTTTGAAGCATTTTTAGTCATAAGGGGGTTAAGAACTCTACATGCTAGATTATCAATACATACTAAAAATGCTAAAGAAGTAGTTGAATTTTTAGACAATCATCCATCAGTTACTAAAGTATATCACCCATTATCTAAAGATTTTACTCAGAAAGAACTAGCAAAGAAACAATTACTTAACTATACTTCATTATTAAGTTTTGAAATAGATGCAAAAGAAGTAACTGATGTTAAAAAATTTATAAATAAATTAGACTTATTCAAAATAGGCGTAAGTTGGGGAGGTCATGAAAGTTTAGTATTTGCTCCAAATATAGCTATATTAAATGAAATGACTTTAGAACAAGCGAAAGCATTAAATGTGTCACCATATACAATAAGAATAAGCTTAGGTCTTGAAAATAGTGAAGATTTAATCAATGACTTAAATGATGCTCTATCTATTTTATAA
- a CDS encoding 4Fe-4S dicluster domain-containing protein, giving the protein MKNKIGSFVIADPNKCTGCRACEVACFTMHNQHNNVGYTVGTVDIPVIPRLYLVKGDTFCMPIQCRHCEDAPCLNSCPQKAIIKENNIMSVNEEKCIGCKTCLLACPFGAIDLLPQYEDGKEVEQVILDENKKIAYKCDLCKDNEKIACISACPHEALKLVTPIDDKKAKNRQAALSLLLTNK; this is encoded by the coding sequence ATGAAAAATAAAATAGGCTCTTTTGTAATAGCAGACCCAAACAAATGTACGGGATGTAGAGCTTGTGAAGTAGCTTGTTTTACAATGCATAATCAACATAACAATGTAGGTTATACAGTTGGAACAGTTGATATACCTGTTATACCTAGACTTTATTTAGTAAAAGGTGACACTTTCTGTATGCCAATACAATGTAGACATTGTGAAGATGCTCCTTGCTTAAACTCATGTCCACAAAAAGCTATAATCAAAGAAAATAATATTATGTCTGTAAATGAAGAAAAGTGTATAGGATGTAAAACTTGTCTTCTAGCATGTCCTTTTGGAGCTATAGACTTACTTCCACAATATGAAGATGGTAAAGAAGTGGAACAAGTAATTTTAGACGAAAATAAAAAGATAGCTTATAAATGTGACTTATGTAAAGATAATGAAAAAATAGCTTGTATAAGTGCATGTCCTCATGAAGCATTAAAACTTGTTACTCCAATAGATGACAAAAAAGCTAAGAATAGACAAGCTGCACTTAGCTTATTGTTAACAAATAAATAA
- a CDS encoding flippase-like domain-containing protein, which produces MDKLKNIRKSLLQYTFLVLLIGITIYLVFKTLDIKMLSNVIVMVDKKFLFIGALAIMCHIMLEGVVMKIIIESTHKVNIRFIGFKLAIMGFYYNLITPFASGSQPVQIYVLKKCKMPLSKASAVVTNKSIIFQIVVTFYCTILVLMNFAMLEKQMKVIMPLVFLGIAINSFVLIMIILVILNPQKIKYFTKISIKYLSKFKFLKFLDNKVESIETFIDDYSKAISFFAKNKKVLISTIIVTFIQLTAYFSVSFWIYKAFNLQGYSYIYILTLQAFLYMAISPIPTPGNVGANELAFFTIFKSVFPQPLMGYAVFLYGGFMYYLILIGSGIFTVITHYRMKNRIGRNIVLSEN; this is translated from the coding sequence ATGGATAAACTAAAGAATATTAGAAAGAGTTTACTGCAGTATACATTTTTAGTTTTGTTAATAGGTATAACAATTTACCTAGTATTTAAAACATTGGATATTAAAATGCTATCAAATGTTATAGTTATGGTAGATAAGAAGTTTTTATTCATAGGTGCTTTAGCAATAATGTGTCATATAATGCTTGAAGGAGTAGTAATGAAGATAATTATAGAAAGCACTCACAAAGTTAATATTAGATTTATTGGTTTTAAGCTAGCCATTATGGGATTTTATTATAATTTAATAACTCCTTTTGCTTCAGGAAGCCAACCAGTACAGATATATGTACTTAAAAAATGTAAAATGCCACTTAGTAAAGCAAGTGCAGTTGTTACTAATAAGTCTATTATTTTTCAAATAGTAGTTACTTTTTATTGCACAATACTTGTGTTAATGAATTTTGCCATGTTAGAAAAACAGATGAAAGTGATTATGCCTTTGGTGTTTTTAGGGATAGCTATCAATTCGTTTGTCTTAATTATGATAATATTAGTTATTTTAAATCCTCAAAAAATAAAATATTTTACGAAAATTTCTATAAAGTATTTATCAAAATTTAAATTTTTAAAATTTTTAGATAATAAGGTTGAATCTATAGAAACTTTTATAGATGATTATAGTAAAGCAATAAGTTTTTTTGCTAAGAATAAAAAAGTACTAATATCAACCATAATAGTGACTTTTATTCAATTAACTGCTTATTTTAGTGTTTCATTTTGGATATATAAAGCATTTAATCTACAAGGTTATAGTTATATATATATATTAACATTACAAGCATTTTTATATATGGCAATATCTCCAATACCAACACCTGGAAATGTAGGAGCCAATGAATTGGCGTTTTTCACTATATTCAAATCAGTATTCCCTCAACCTTTGATGGGATATGCAGTATTTTTATATGGTGGATTTATGTACTATTTGATTCTAATTGGAAGTGGAATATTTACTGTAATTACTCATTATAGAATGAAAAATAGAATTGGCAGAAATATTGTTTTAAGTGAAAACTAA
- the fdhD gene encoding formate dehydrogenase accessory sulfurtransferase FdhD: MNNIYSKTKLQENSKDKVFENSYSLVDYKYLNSFNVEVSKINEHEVSTENEEIIAEYPLSFILNDKYVNTFLCTPYNLNELIVGFLKTKGYIENKKSLLNIEINESERFAKVTIQEKQKNKDEQIIFLNSLDYIKCTPVESNIKINYDTIYSIMDRNLNSSELFKNTGGVHSVSVFNFDKNIVTCEDVARHNAMDKAIGFCVLNEITLKDKIIAVSGRISLEMILKAAMTQIPIVVSKSAPTNLSIELSKKLNITLIGFVRGRRMNIYANPQRVIKK, encoded by the coding sequence ATGAACAATATATACTCAAAAACTAAATTACAAGAAAATAGTAAGGATAAAGTTTTTGAAAACAGTTATAGTCTAGTAGATTACAAATATTTAAATTCTTTTAATGTAGAAGTAAGTAAAATAAATGAACATGAAGTATCAACAGAGAATGAAGAAATAATAGCAGAATACCCACTTAGTTTTATTTTAAATGATAAATATGTAAACACATTTCTATGTACACCATATAATTTGAACGAACTTATAGTAGGTTTTTTGAAGACAAAAGGATATATAGAAAACAAAAAAAGCTTATTAAATATTGAGATAAATGAGAGTGAACGTTTTGCGAAAGTAACTATTCAAGAGAAACAAAAAAATAAAGATGAGCAAATTATATTTTTAAATTCACTAGACTATATAAAATGTACTCCTGTAGAGAGTAATATAAAAATAAATTATGATACGATTTACAGTATAATGGATAGAAATTTAAATTCATCCGAATTATTTAAAAATACAGGTGGGGTACATAGTGTCTCCGTATTTAATTTTGATAAAAATATAGTGACTTGTGAAGATGTAGCAAGACATAATGCAATGGATAAGGCTATTGGATTTTGTGTTTTAAATGAGATAACATTGAAAGACAAAATTATAGCCGTAAGTGGAAGAATATCATTGGAGATGATATTAAAAGCAGCTATGACTCAAATTCCTATAGTAGTATCAAAATCAGCACCAACTAATTTATCAATAGAGCTTTCTAAAAAATTAAATATAACCCTTATTGGATTTGTAAGAGGAAGACGGATGAATATTTATGCAAATCCACAGAGAGTTATTAAAAAGTGA
- a CDS encoding iron hydrogenase small subunit produces MIINIDKDLCTGCRECSKVCPVNAIEGEEGKPQEINLDRCVMCGQCVQTCKSYASVIDEGFEFLQEKKQEREIPESINEPIFAAYNVCDVDRVKKALSDPNVFTMVQCAPAVRVALGEDFGYYLGYLGAGKMAAALRALNFDRVYDTNFAADLTIMEEGSELIKRVTEGGTLPMFTSCCPAWVKFMEKNYPKLTNHLSSCKSPQQMGGAIFKTYGAEINSVDASKIFSVSIMPCTCKKYECDREEMDSSGYRDVDVVLTTRELAYLIKDMGIDFKNLREEKFDSPLGSYSGAGTIFGVTGGVMEAAIRTGYELITGESIPNVEVKQVRGEHGFRKSTIKIGDLNLRVGVVSGLKNVIPVLEDLEKGKLDVDFIEVMTCPVGCVSGGGQPKILLEEYKELAYENRTKATYVHDEHLAVRKSHENPEIKKLYDEYLVEPLGEKSHHLLHTTYCIGKEVAK; encoded by the coding sequence ATGATAATAAATATAGATAAAGATTTATGTACTGGATGTAGAGAATGTTCAAAAGTCTGTCCAGTAAATGCTATTGAAGGTGAAGAGGGAAAGCCACAAGAAATAAATTTAGATAGATGTGTTATGTGTGGTCAATGTGTTCAAACTTGTAAATCTTATGCGTCAGTTATAGATGAAGGATTTGAGTTTTTACAAGAAAAAAAACAAGAAAGAGAGATACCAGAGTCTATAAATGAGCCTATATTTGCAGCATACAATGTATGTGATGTAGATAGGGTGAAAAAAGCTTTAAGTGACCCAAACGTATTTACTATGGTTCAATGTGCACCAGCAGTTAGAGTTGCCTTAGGAGAAGATTTTGGATATTATTTAGGATACCTAGGTGCTGGTAAAATGGCAGCAGCACTTAGAGCTTTAAATTTTGATAGAGTCTATGATACTAATTTTGCGGCAGATTTGACTATCATGGAAGAAGGCAGTGAGTTAATTAAGAGAGTAACAGAAGGTGGAACTCTTCCAATGTTTACATCTTGTTGTCCAGCATGGGTAAAGTTTATGGAAAAAAATTATCCTAAATTAACTAATCATCTCTCTTCTTGTAAATCACCCCAACAAATGGGTGGTGCAATATTTAAAACTTATGGTGCAGAAATAAATAGTGTAGATGCTTCAAAGATATTTAGTGTTTCTATAATGCCATGTACATGTAAAAAATATGAATGTGATAGAGAAGAAATGGATTCTAGTGGATATAGAGATGTAGATGTAGTGCTAACTACTAGAGAATTAGCTTATCTAATAAAAGATATGGGAATTGATTTTAAAAACTTAAGAGAAGAAAAATTTGATTCCCCTTTAGGTAGTTATAGTGGAGCTGGAACTATCTTTGGTGTTACTGGTGGAGTTATGGAAGCTGCTATAAGAACAGGTTATGAGCTTATAACTGGAGAAAGTATTCCTAATGTAGAGGTAAAACAAGTAAGAGGAGAACATGGTTTTAGAAAGTCAACTATTAAAATAGGAGATTTGAACCTAAGAGTTGGAGTAGTAAGTGGACTAAAAAATGTAATACCAGTACTTGAAGATTTGGAAAAAGGAAAGTTAGATGTAGATTTTATTGAAGTTATGACTTGTCCTGTTGGGTGTGTAAGTGGTGGTGGTCAGCCAAAAATTTTACTAGAAGAATATAAGGAATTGGCCTATGAAAATAGAACAAAGGCAACATATGTGCATGATGAACATTTAGCAGTTAGAAAATCTCATGAGAACCCTGAAATTAAAAAATTGTATGATGAATATTTAGTAGAGCCATTAGGAGAAAAATCTCATCATTTATTACACACTACGTATTGTATAGGAAAGGAAGTGGCTAAGTGA
- a CDS encoding epoxyqueuosine reductase, which produces MKNKIEILMNNFVKDYYKSNNITTKWQELLFAYASAEDDMFQKLKSAVGTSHAMPKDFLKDGKTVITYFIPFDESINNSNIGGFECSEIWARAYIETNILISNLNSFLCGELEKLGFNSYAIPGSYNFDSERLVSDWSQRHVAFIAGLGTFGLNNMLITEKGCCGRVGSIITSLELKPTKRPKNEYCLYKHNNTCKKCVGKCVKEALKEDGFDRDKCYEMCMINEKKYAHIGGCDICGKCIVGVPCSAINPLK; this is translated from the coding sequence GTGAAAAATAAGATTGAAATATTAATGAACAACTTTGTAAAAGATTATTATAAATCAAATAATATAACTACAAAGTGGCAAGAACTTTTATTTGCTTATGCATCTGCCGAAGATGATATGTTTCAGAAGTTAAAAAGTGCTGTAGGAACATCTCATGCTATGCCGAAAGATTTTTTGAAAGATGGCAAAACTGTAATTACATATTTTATACCTTTTGATGAAAGTATAAATAATAGCAATATTGGAGGATTTGAATGTTCTGAAATATGGGCAAGAGCATACATAGAAACTAATATATTGATTTCAAATTTAAATAGTTTTTTATGTGGAGAACTAGAGAAGCTAGGATTTAATTCATATGCTATTCCTGGGTCATATAATTTTGATAGTGAAAGATTGGTCAGCGATTGGTCACAAAGACATGTAGCATTCATAGCAGGTCTTGGAACTTTTGGCTTAAATAATATGCTTATTACAGAAAAAGGGTGTTGTGGAAGAGTAGGAAGCATAATCACAAGTTTAGAATTAAAACCAACTAAAAGACCAAAAAATGAATACTGCTTGTATAAACATAATAATACCTGCAAAAAATGTGTTGGTAAATGTGTAAAAGAGGCTTTAAAAGAAGACGGATTTGATAGAGATAAGTGTTATGAAATGTGCATGATAAATGAAAAAAAATATGCTCATATAGGTGGATGTGACATTTGTGGAAAGTGTATAGTTGGAGTTCCTTGTTCAGCAATAAACCCATTAAAATAA
- a CDS encoding DUF3786 domain-containing protein: MDEKLTKSNYNVPFDYAREKFKELDPHTISNLSNISFNSYLSRFTLNFFDRQYIIDYPSGEVWNDNGSICRNFELKILIIRYLINAKGIPRTNKYVTFKEIPGGNVYYPNFLNRTLSRLSEVFISQIDKYKLVMENIGAEKVDMGDLAYKFTYMGNTSMIFILWFGDDEFPPNSNILFDSNIVYYFNAEDLAVVPDTAIDAILNKINKL, translated from the coding sequence ATGGACGAAAAGTTAACAAAAAGTAATTATAATGTTCCATTTGACTATGCTCGAGAAAAATTTAAGGAATTAGACCCTCATACAATTAGTAATTTAAGTAATATATCTTTCAACAGTTATTTAAGCAGGTTTACACTCAATTTTTTTGATAGACAATATATCATAGATTATCCAAGTGGAGAAGTTTGGAATGATAATGGTAGTATCTGTAGAAACTTTGAACTTAAAATTTTGATAATTAGATACTTAATCAATGCTAAAGGTATCCCTAGAACTAATAAATATGTGACTTTTAAGGAAATACCAGGAGGCAATGTTTACTATCCAAACTTTTTAAACAGAACTCTGTCTAGACTTTCAGAAGTTTTTATATCACAAATAGACAAGTATAAGTTGGTTATGGAAAATATTGGAGCTGAAAAAGTAGATATGGGAGATTTAGCCTATAAGTTTACATATATGGGTAATACATCTATGATATTTATACTTTGGTTTGGAGATGACGAATTCCCTCCAAATTCAAATATATTATTTGATTCTAACATAGTTTATTACTTTAATGCTGAAGATTTAGCAGTTGTTCCTGATACAGCTATAGATGCAATTTTGAATAAAATAAATAAATTATAA
- a CDS encoding DUF1062 domain-containing protein: MQKIIWEVEYISQLPVIRYCKKCGKKTEYVCSGLFRVNAQHKYLDIWLIYKCSKCDTTWNSTIYSRINPKNLNPEILEQFHTNDENLVKQYAMNVELLHRNGAEAGIPKYKIVGQEININDLTQLRIVSKYPSQLKVSILLREKLGLSRKAFDEMLDFGTIKSISGVDLKKSKLNYEIVLEVGKEKKTSSN, translated from the coding sequence ATGCAAAAAATTATCTGGGAGGTGGAATATATCTCCCAGCTACCAGTAATTAGGTATTGTAAAAAATGCGGAAAAAAGACTGAATATGTTTGTTCAGGTTTATTTAGAGTTAATGCTCAACATAAGTATTTGGATATATGGTTGATATATAAGTGTTCAAAATGTGATACAACATGGAATTCAACTATATATTCTCGTATAAATCCAAAAAACTTAAATCCAGAAATACTAGAACAATTCCATACAAATGATGAGAATCTTGTTAAGCAATATGCTATGAATGTGGAACTTTTGCATAGAAATGGAGCAGAAGCTGGTATTCCAAAATATAAAATAGTAGGTCAAGAAATTAATATTAATGACCTTACACAACTTCGTATTGTAAGTAAGTATCCATCTCAATTAAAGGTGTCAATATTATTACGTGAAAAACTAGGTTTATCTAGGAAAGCATTTGATGAAATGTTAGATTTTGGGACTATTAAAAGTATATCTGGAGTTGATTTAAAGAAAAGTAAATTAAATTATGAAATTGTATTAGAGGTAGGCAAGGAGAAGAAAACGTCTTCAAATTGA
- the cprR gene encoding two-component system response regulator CprR, with protein MSKILVIDDELDMLKLMENVLKKDGHEVKVISDVENAMDINFNSFNLIILDVMMPKIDGFEVCKAIRNKVDCPILFLTAKNMESDIMYGLGIGADDYITKPFGVGELRARITAHLRRENREKKNLLTISNVQFNFLGKEVSVDGKKINFTKSEYLICEFLAKNKGQVFSKERIYESVYGFDGESDISTITEHIKNIRSKLKQYDIYTIETVWGIGYKWV; from the coding sequence ATGTCTAAGATATTAGTAATAGATGATGAGCTAGATATGTTAAAGCTGATGGAAAATGTATTAAAGAAAGATGGTCACGAAGTAAAGGTGATTAGTGATGTAGAGAATGCTATGGATATAAATTTTAACTCTTTTAATCTAATAATATTAGATGTAATGATGCCTAAGATTGATGGTTTTGAAGTGTGCAAAGCTATAAGAAATAAGGTTGATTGTCCAATACTATTTTTGACAGCCAAAAATATGGAAAGTGATATTATGTATGGTCTTGGTATAGGGGCAGATGATTATATAACCAAACCTTTTGGTGTAGGAGAATTAAGGGCTAGGATAACTGCTCATTTAAGAAGAGAAAATAGAGAAAAAAAGAATTTATTAACTATCTCAAATGTTCAATTTAACTTTTTAGGTAAAGAAGTTTCAGTTGATGGTAAGAAAATCAATTTTACTAAAAGTGAATATCTAATATGTGAATTTTTAGCAAAAAATAAAGGGCAAGTATTTTCAAAAGAGAGAATATATGAGTCAGTATATGGATTTGATGGAGAAAGTGATATAAGCACTATTACAGAGCATATAAAAAATATACGAAGTAAATTAAAACAATATGATATTTATACAATAGAAACAGTATGGGGGATAGGGTACAAATGGGTGTAG